From Deltaproteobacteria bacterium RIFCSPHIGHO2_02_FULL_44_16, the proteins below share one genomic window:
- a CDS encoding DNA polymerase III subunit delta: MNVQELASELATKNFRPLYAIVGEESFMAERASALLLQALQANASDGTSTHRYNGNEIKTGDEVIDTLSTMSLLGGRPTVLIRVAEKLKKGVQERLAAYAEHPVQSATLILVATKLDGRSKLMTGFKKHGVMVECKPLYANQVPPWISLEVRRHEKRISQEAARYLADLVGVDMGQIADAVERLILYVGDRKLIELPDVEVAIAETAQRTIFEFTDAVGQRDRAKAIGILKNLLEHGEAPVGILAMLTRHMRLLLKAKEVDGRLPSESDIARYLSVHPFFAKNYLQQSRIFSEKELRQSFRSLSETDRELKSSRIPRHLLLENLLLKIV; encoded by the coding sequence ATGAATGTTCAAGAACTTGCCTCTGAGCTTGCAACAAAAAACTTTCGACCGCTCTATGCCATTGTCGGAGAAGAATCCTTTATGGCAGAGCGAGCATCTGCACTGCTTCTTCAGGCCCTTCAAGCGAATGCCTCGGACGGTACTTCTACGCATCGTTACAATGGGAATGAAATCAAAACAGGGGATGAAGTTATCGATACGCTTTCCACGATGTCACTGTTGGGAGGAAGACCGACGGTGCTTATTCGTGTTGCGGAAAAATTAAAAAAGGGAGTTCAAGAGAGACTTGCAGCCTACGCTGAGCATCCGGTGCAAAGTGCGACCTTAATTCTTGTGGCGACGAAACTCGATGGTCGTTCGAAGTTGATGACCGGTTTCAAAAAACATGGGGTCATGGTGGAATGTAAACCGCTCTATGCGAATCAAGTTCCGCCCTGGATTTCGCTTGAAGTAAGGCGTCACGAAAAACGAATATCCCAGGAAGCAGCGCGATATCTGGCTGATCTGGTCGGCGTTGACATGGGACAAATTGCAGATGCGGTTGAGCGATTGATTCTCTATGTTGGAGATCGCAAGCTCATTGAACTGCCGGATGTGGAAGTTGCGATTGCAGAGACAGCCCAGCGAACTATTTTTGAATTTACCGATGCCGTTGGACAGCGCGATCGCGCCAAAGCGATCGGTATTTTAAAAAATCTTCTGGAGCATGGCGAAGCTCCTGTCGGGATTCTGGCAATGCTCACTCGACACATGAGACTTCTGTTGAAAGCGAAAGAGGTGGATGGTCGGCTTCCTTCAGAATCAGATATTGCGCGTTATTTAAGTGTGCATCCATTTTTTGCGAAAAATTATCTTCAACAATCACGTATTTTTTCGGAAAAGGAACTTCGACAAAGCTTTCGCTCTCTGTCGGAAACCGATCGAGAACTGAAGTCGAGCAGAATTCCTCGTCATCTTCTTCTCGAAAATCTTCTTTTGAAAATTGTCTAG
- a CDS encoding leucine--tRNA ligase: MTEKYHPEIIEPKWQKTWEEARLFEVNENKKQEKFYVVEMLPYPSGRIHMGHVRNYSIGDVASRYYRMKGKAVLHPMGWDAFGLPAENAAIKRGIPPASWTYDNIAYMRSQLKALGFSYDWRREFATCDPEYYRWEQLLFLKMFEKGWAYQKTSTVNWCPGCQTVLANEQVVAGFCWQCDARVEQKSMTQWYFRLTDYAEELLEDLEKLQGWPERVRNMQREWIGKSKGARVDFAVKEKHLRLSVFTTRPDTLFGVTFLSLAPEHPLLADLIEGTKYEKEVKAFQEASAKIDHQARLEDTYEKNGIFTGAYCLHPVTGEEIPIYVANFVLMEYGTGAVMAVPAHDQRDFEFAKKYNLPLKIVIQPKERELSISKMKEAYTGEGILHHSGEFSGLFSSDAMDHITAHLQSIGFGGPKTHFKIRDWGVSRQRYWGTPIPIIHCSECGAIAVPEKDLPVTLPKEVIFSGKGGSPLERVESFVKTICPKCSQPAKRETDTMDTFVESSWYLFRYTSPHCNQGPFETNKVHYWLPVDHYIGGVEHAVMHLIYVRYFTKVLRDLGYFKLDEPVTNLLTQGMVLLGGTKMSKSRGNIVDPDEMIQRYGADTCRLFTLFAAPPEKDLEWSDAGIEGSYRFLQKVWRFVHEWREKRPKEIIHKELTQWQHKTIKRVTHDIERWHLNTAIAALMEYVHVLTKYPLDEVSPEAVETLLLLLSPFAPHMCDEIWQRFGKKEFLMQVPWPTYDEEALLTDEIQIIIQVNGKLRDRIRVPADADEDHVKAMAFASEKVSPYIKENPKRVIYIPKKLMNIVTDV; encoded by the coding sequence ATGACCGAGAAATATCATCCTGAAATCATTGAGCCAAAGTGGCAAAAAACATGGGAAGAGGCTCGCCTGTTTGAAGTCAATGAAAACAAGAAACAGGAAAAGTTTTATGTCGTTGAAATGCTTCCCTATCCTTCTGGCAGAATCCACATGGGGCATGTTCGCAACTATTCCATCGGCGATGTGGCGTCTCGTTATTATCGAATGAAAGGAAAGGCAGTTCTCCATCCCATGGGCTGGGATGCTTTTGGTCTCCCTGCAGAAAATGCGGCGATCAAACGTGGCATTCCTCCGGCAAGTTGGACCTATGACAATATCGCGTACATGCGGTCGCAACTGAAAGCGCTCGGATTTTCGTATGATTGGCGTCGTGAATTTGCAACGTGTGATCCTGAATATTATCGCTGGGAACAACTTCTTTTTTTGAAAATGTTTGAAAAGGGATGGGCGTATCAAAAAACCTCTACAGTGAATTGGTGTCCTGGCTGTCAAACTGTTTTGGCAAATGAGCAAGTGGTTGCTGGATTCTGCTGGCAATGCGATGCGCGAGTTGAACAGAAATCGATGACGCAGTGGTATTTTCGATTGACCGATTATGCGGAAGAATTACTCGAGGACCTCGAAAAACTTCAGGGGTGGCCTGAACGCGTGCGTAATATGCAAAGAGAATGGATTGGAAAAAGTAAAGGAGCTCGTGTTGATTTTGCGGTGAAAGAAAAACATCTTCGTCTTTCTGTTTTTACCACTCGTCCTGACACGCTTTTTGGAGTGACTTTTTTAAGTCTTGCGCCTGAACATCCTCTTCTTGCCGATCTTATTGAAGGAACAAAGTATGAAAAAGAGGTGAAAGCCTTTCAAGAGGCTTCCGCAAAGATCGATCATCAAGCACGTCTTGAAGATACGTATGAAAAAAATGGTATCTTCACAGGCGCTTACTGTTTGCATCCGGTGACAGGTGAAGAGATTCCGATCTATGTCGCGAATTTTGTGCTCATGGAATATGGGACAGGCGCTGTCATGGCCGTTCCTGCGCATGATCAGCGGGACTTCGAATTTGCAAAAAAATATAATCTTCCTCTGAAGATCGTGATTCAACCCAAAGAGCGGGAGTTGAGTATATCGAAAATGAAAGAAGCATATACAGGAGAAGGGATTCTTCATCATTCAGGAGAATTTTCCGGACTTTTCTCTTCGGATGCGATGGATCATATCACCGCTCATCTCCAAAGTATCGGGTTTGGTGGACCAAAGACCCATTTCAAGATTCGCGATTGGGGCGTTTCACGGCAACGATATTGGGGAACACCGATTCCGATTATTCATTGTTCTGAGTGTGGCGCGATTGCGGTTCCAGAAAAAGATCTTCCGGTCACGCTTCCCAAAGAGGTGATTTTCAGTGGCAAAGGAGGTTCGCCTCTTGAACGTGTCGAATCCTTTGTAAAAACCATTTGTCCAAAATGTTCTCAGCCTGCAAAACGAGAGACCGATACCATGGATACTTTTGTCGAGTCGTCCTGGTATCTTTTTCGGTACACGTCACCTCATTGTAATCAAGGTCCCTTTGAGACAAATAAAGTTCACTACTGGCTTCCGGTCGATCATTATATAGGTGGCGTGGAGCATGCTGTGATGCACCTGATCTATGTTCGTTATTTTACAAAAGTTCTTCGTGATCTTGGATATTTCAAACTCGATGAGCCCGTCACTAATCTTTTAACGCAAGGGATGGTTCTTCTGGGCGGAACAAAAATGAGCAAGTCTCGGGGAAATATTGTGGATCCTGATGAGATGATTCAACGTTATGGAGCTGATACCTGTCGGCTCTTCACGCTTTTTGCAGCGCCTCCTGAAAAAGATCTGGAGTGGAGTGATGCGGGCATTGAAGGTTCTTATCGTTTTCTTCAAAAGGTGTGGCGTTTTGTGCATGAGTGGAGAGAGAAAAGACCCAAAGAGATCATTCATAAAGAGCTGACGCAGTGGCAACATAAAACTATTAAACGTGTGACACACGATATTGAACGGTGGCATTTGAATACTGCCATCGCCGCGCTTATGGAATATGTGCACGTGCTTACCAAGTATCCTTTAGATGAAGTTTCACCGGAAGCAGTTGAAACGCTTCTTCTTCTCCTTTCTCCTTTTGCGCCGCATATGTGTGATGAAATTTGGCAACGTTTTGGAAAAAAAGAGTTTCTCATGCAGGTTCCCTGGCCAACCTATGATGAAGAGGCGCTTCTGACAGATGAAATCCAAATTATCATTCAGGTGAATGGAAAACTGCGGGATCGTATTCGCGTTCCAGCCGATGCCGATGAAGATCACGTGAAAGCAATGGCCTTTGCCTCAGAAAAAGTAAGTCCCTACATCAAAGAAAATCCAAAACGAGTTATTTATATTCCAAAAAAATTAATGAATATCGTGACCGACGTATGA
- a CDS encoding penicillin-binding protein 2, giving the protein MQLAHEYTQDIEHRFPYVIGVIALFFLLVLARLYYLQVLRGEFYRLFSTENSIKEMTIETPRGVIFDRRGNVLVENRPVFDVVVIPQYVLNPKKTLQSLASLLNLPLHEVETIWTKRLNQPRYQSLTMKQDVTREEVSMIRARHEPWYDERHLFDLRGVEVQMRYERLYPYGFAASHLLGYVREIDQKRLEAYEKKYPGRYVKGDNVGMRGVEETWDLFLRGQDGYEQRVVNAIGREVDYAGIAQQLEHRTALPGANIRLTVDRDLQGLAASSFAGRRGAAVMVKVETGEVLLLYSSPSYDLNTLASREGSRYWQELSFDPSKPLLNRPIQGAYPPASTYKIVTALAARSEEVIKSEETIFCPGAFRFGGRDYHCWHRSGHGAVNLHRSLVQSCDVYYYRVGLRLGVDRIAKFAKLLGYGTPTGIEISDERSGLIPTAAWKEERIGVPWQEGETLSIAVGQGYDLVTPLQSAMMMARVVNGGKIVSPHLLLSVHYPDGREESFESEKNEVKKLDLSPEILKEIRDALVGVVEEVGGTAGRLRSHKASMGGKTGTAQVIRLEAAGSCKGESCRDHAWFVGFSPTEKPEVAIAVIVEHGGFGSSAAAPIAGELMQRYADITHSTQ; this is encoded by the coding sequence ATGCAACTGGCGCACGAATATACTCAAGATATTGAACATCGTTTTCCGTATGTCATCGGCGTGATTGCTCTCTTTTTTCTTCTGGTGCTTGCGCGACTTTATTATCTTCAAGTTCTTCGGGGTGAATTTTATCGTCTCTTTTCGACTGAAAACAGTATTAAAGAAATGACCATTGAAACTCCGCGCGGCGTTATTTTTGATCGACGAGGAAATGTTTTAGTCGAGAATCGACCTGTTTTTGATGTTGTGGTGATTCCGCAATATGTGTTGAATCCCAAAAAAACATTACAAAGTCTTGCCTCGCTTCTGAATCTTCCTCTGCATGAAGTAGAAACGATTTGGACAAAAAGATTGAATCAACCACGTTATCAATCTTTAACGATGAAGCAAGATGTCACGCGCGAAGAAGTCTCGATGATCAGAGCGCGACATGAGCCTTGGTATGATGAACGACATCTCTTTGATTTGCGCGGTGTCGAAGTTCAGATGCGTTATGAACGTTTGTATCCATACGGTTTTGCGGCCTCTCATCTTTTAGGATACGTGCGAGAAATTGATCAAAAGCGTCTTGAAGCATATGAAAAAAAATATCCAGGACGATATGTCAAAGGAGATAACGTTGGCATGCGCGGTGTGGAAGAGACATGGGATCTTTTTCTTCGCGGACAGGATGGATATGAACAACGTGTCGTGAACGCGATTGGTCGAGAGGTCGATTATGCCGGTATTGCGCAACAGCTTGAACATCGAACAGCTCTTCCCGGCGCCAATATACGCTTGACGGTGGATCGCGACCTTCAAGGTCTTGCTGCAAGCTCATTTGCGGGTCGTCGTGGCGCGGCGGTGATGGTGAAGGTGGAGACAGGGGAAGTCCTTTTGCTCTATAGTTCTCCTTCGTACGATCTCAATACATTAGCAAGTCGTGAAGGGAGTCGTTATTGGCAAGAGCTCTCTTTTGATCCTTCAAAGCCGCTTCTCAATCGTCCCATTCAGGGCGCTTATCCTCCGGCATCGACGTATAAGATTGTGACCGCGCTCGCTGCTCGAAGTGAAGAAGTTATAAAATCTGAGGAGACAATTTTTTGTCCTGGCGCATTTCGTTTTGGAGGAAGAGATTATCATTGTTGGCATCGATCAGGACACGGCGCGGTGAATCTTCATCGTTCTCTCGTTCAATCGTGTGATGTCTATTATTATCGCGTAGGACTTCGACTTGGAGTGGATCGTATTGCAAAATTTGCAAAACTTTTAGGATATGGAACTCCTACCGGCATTGAAATTTCCGATGAACGAAGTGGACTTATTCCGACAGCAGCATGGAAAGAAGAACGCATCGGCGTTCCCTGGCAGGAAGGGGAAACGCTCTCAATTGCGGTCGGCCAAGGGTATGATCTCGTGACTCCGCTCCAAAGCGCTATGATGATGGCTCGCGTTGTGAATGGAGGGAAAATAGTTTCTCCTCATCTTCTTCTCTCAGTGCATTATCCTGATGGTCGAGAAGAATCTTTTGAAAGCGAAAAGAATGAGGTCAAAAAACTCGATCTTTCTCCGGAAATTTTAAAGGAGATACGTGATGCCTTAGTGGGAGTTGTTGAGGAAGTTGGTGGCACCGCCGGACGTCTTCGCTCGCACAAAGCAAGTATGGGAGGGAAAACGGGAACAGCACAAGTTATCCGGCTTGAAGCGGCGGGGTCATGTAAAGGTGAGAGTTGCCGTGATCATGCTTGGTTTGTCGGATTTTCTCCCACTGAAAAGCCGGAAGTCGCTATTGCGGTGATTGTGGAACATGGCGGTTTTGGATCAAGCGCTGCTGCACCTATTGCGGGTGAGCTCATGCAACGTTACGCTGACATTACTCATTCAACACAATGA
- a CDS encoding rod shape-determining protein MreC, with the protein MKKLRLLTYTIPALLLLIFLSLAKYNARRAPWYERALWNLVEPPSRFLNAFQTSMVRVWNEYISLVDVEKENQDLLKFVQTLQGQLVLQEELKLENQRLKALLNYHEQTSTPSLFAKVISNDPRGEFKSMTIDRGLKDGVDILMPVLGARGLLGRIAKVSSQNAVVLLLDDSNSAVDVLIQRSRERALLVGGSYRPELMRGSSLTRMEYLGNKSDIQEGDVVVTSGFDGVFPEGLPVGTITHLETSSLGIFRKADIVPFENFAEVQEVLVLQRVHVLEEMK; encoded by the coding sequence ATGAAAAAACTTCGTCTCCTCACATATACGATTCCTGCACTTCTTCTCCTTATTTTTCTTTCGCTCGCAAAATATAATGCTCGTCGTGCTCCGTGGTATGAGCGAGCTTTATGGAATTTGGTAGAGCCACCTTCTCGTTTTCTCAACGCGTTTCAAACAAGCATGGTTCGGGTGTGGAATGAATATATTTCTCTTGTGGACGTGGAAAAAGAAAATCAAGATCTCCTGAAATTTGTGCAAACGCTGCAAGGTCAACTTGTGCTCCAAGAGGAGCTCAAGCTTGAAAACCAACGGTTGAAGGCGCTTCTGAATTATCACGAACAAACATCAACACCATCGCTTTTTGCAAAGGTTATTTCCAATGATCCTCGAGGAGAATTTAAAAGTATGACGATAGATCGTGGATTAAAAGATGGAGTCGACATTCTCATGCCCGTTCTTGGAGCGCGTGGTCTTTTGGGACGCATTGCAAAAGTTTCATCTCAAAATGCCGTCGTTCTTCTTCTTGATGATTCGAATAGCGCTGTGGATGTTCTCATTCAGCGTTCGCGTGAGCGTGCCCTTCTTGTGGGTGGTTCGTATCGTCCGGAACTCATGCGAGGCTCTTCCTTAACGCGTATGGAGTATTTGGGAAATAAAAGCGATATTCAAGAAGGGGATGTCGTGGTGACTTCCGGATTTGACGGCGTTTTCCCCGAGGGACTTCCTGTAGGAACAATCACTCATCTTGAAACTTCTTCTTTAGGAATTTTTCGAAAAGCAGATATTGTCCCCTTTGAAAATTTTGCAGAAGTGCAAGAGGTTCTTGTTTTGCAACGAGTTCACGTTTTGGAGGAAATGAAGTGA
- a CDS encoding rod shape-determining protein (functions in MreBCD complex in some organisms) has protein sequence MFLDPLLGLFSNDLAIDLGTANTLVYVKGKGIIAAEPSVVAIQRDARGIKRVLAVGREAKEMLGRTAGTVEAIRPMKDGVIADFEVTEAMLRYFIRKAHNRKALIRPRIIICIPFGVTEVEKRAVRESAESAGAREVYLIEEPMAAAIGAGLPITEPTGNMVVDIGGGTTEVAVISLAGIVFSKSIRVAGDKMDEAIIQYLKRKYNMLIGERTAEAVKMAIGTAYPDNEIRTMEIKGRDLVGGVPRTLEVNSEEIREAIMEPINAIVEAVKVTLERTPPELSADIYDKGIVLTGGGALLRNLDILLREETGLPVIIADDPLSCVVIGSGRALDRLDLFRSVTVA, from the coding sequence ATGTTTCTTGATCCTCTCCTTGGTCTTTTTTCCAATGATCTTGCGATCGACCTTGGGACCGCCAACACTCTTGTCTATGTCAAAGGGAAGGGAATTATTGCAGCGGAACCATCGGTGGTTGCGATTCAACGCGATGCGCGTGGCATTAAGCGCGTGTTAGCGGTTGGGCGCGAAGCAAAAGAGATGCTCGGAAGAACAGCAGGGACAGTTGAAGCCATTCGTCCGATGAAAGACGGCGTGATTGCTGACTTTGAAGTGACCGAAGCAATGCTCCGCTATTTTATTCGAAAAGCTCATAATCGAAAAGCTCTCATTCGCCCTCGGATTATTATCTGTATTCCTTTTGGGGTGACGGAAGTGGAAAAACGCGCTGTACGCGAGTCTGCGGAATCCGCTGGCGCTCGAGAAGTCTATCTTATTGAAGAACCGATGGCAGCTGCGATCGGAGCTGGACTCCCGATTACAGAACCGACCGGGAATATGGTGGTGGATATTGGGGGAGGAACAACAGAAGTGGCAGTGATTTCACTCGCAGGAATTGTTTTTTCGAAATCGATTCGTGTTGCAGGCGACAAAATGGATGAAGCCATTATCCAATACTTAAAACGAAAATATAATATGCTTATTGGTGAGAGAACCGCAGAAGCTGTTAAAATGGCGATTGGAACGGCATATCCAGATAATGAAATTCGGACAATGGAAATTAAAGGACGCGATCTTGTGGGAGGAGTTCCTCGAACACTTGAGGTCAACTCAGAAGAGATTCGGGAAGCGATTATGGAGCCGATCAACGCTATTGTCGAAGCGGTGAAGGTAACGCTTGAACGCACACCTCCGGAACTTTCAGCCGATATTTATGATAAAGGCATTGTTCTTACCGGTGGCGGAGCGCTGTTGCGTAATCTGGATATTTTGCTTCGAGAGGAGACAGGCCTTCCGGTTATTATTGCTGATGATCCTTTAAGCTGTGTTGTCATTGGTTCTGGTCGTGCCCTTGATCGCCTGGATCTCTTTCGCAGTGTGACCGTTGCGTAA
- a CDS encoding dephospho-CoA kinase, with protein MKKIGLTGNFGTGKSTAASMFEEMGAKLLDADKIVHDITLPQTPAWKEIVDFFGNDILLSDHSLDRKKLATLIFHDETKQRKLEEIIHPKVKEEISKQLITLEKMGASFCVIEIPLLYETNMESMFDLIVVVHTPQEIAISRACKKHGCSQEEAQLRWKAQMPIEEKVKRADIVIENTGSLEETRVQVERLYRAWEKGDFSKTVRLSRLHKCT; from the coding sequence ATGAAAAAAATTGGGCTTACCGGAAATTTTGGAACTGGAAAGTCAACAGCGGCCTCAATGTTTGAAGAGATGGGAGCGAAGCTTCTCGATGCTGATAAGATAGTTCATGACATCACTCTTCCCCAAACCCCGGCATGGAAAGAGATCGTTGATTTTTTTGGGAATGACATTCTTCTGTCTGATCATTCTCTTGATCGCAAAAAACTCGCTACTCTCATTTTTCATGATGAAACAAAACAAAGAAAACTCGAAGAGATCATTCATCCCAAAGTAAAAGAAGAAATTTCCAAACAACTCATCACTTTGGAAAAAATGGGGGCATCCTTTTGTGTGATTGAGATTCCACTTCTTTATGAAACAAACATGGAATCGATGTTTGATCTCATTGTCGTAGTTCACACTCCCCAAGAGATAGCCATCTCACGCGCATGTAAAAAACATGGCTGTTCTCAGGAAGAAGCGCAGCTTCGCTGGAAAGCGCAAATGCCGATCGAAGAAAAAGTGAAGCGAGCTGATATCGTGATTGAGAACACAGGAAGTCTTGAAGAAACACGAGTACAAGTCGAACGCCTCTATCGCGCTTGGGAAAAAGGAGATTTTTCGAAAACCGTTAGATTGTCTCGACTACACAAGTGCACTTAA
- a CDS encoding polyribonucleotide nucleotidyltransferase: protein MTHYIVETEIGGRKLRLETGKLARQAGGAVTVHYGDSVVLVTATVKNEESLNKSFLPLSVDFIEKTFAAGKIPGGFFKREGRPSEHATLTSRFIDRPIRPLFPDGFYQETQVLATVLSVDEQNDADVMSMIGASAALSISNAPFLGPIAGVRVGRVNGKLIVNPTPAEDEIADLDIIVAGTKDAVVMVEGGASQVSEADMIAAIIFAHEHMQPLIALQEELVRKVKPKKLEVVPPVQEKDLEMKVEEFLQGKLERAVTIPVKQERYAALDLLKSDLVATLVPVDDDGAITEKVKNIYSEVKKTFVRSMILSKHKRIDGRGLQDVRAISSEVGLLPRTHGSALFTRGETQALAVATLGTKEDQQIIDSIEGEYEKRFMLHYNFPPFSVGEVKFIRSPGRREIGHGALAERAMSRVLPSEEIFPYTIRVVSEVLESNGSSSMATVCGSTLALMDAGVPITAPVAGVAMGLIKEGNQTAILTDILGDEDHLGDMDFKVTGTQKGITALQMDMKIKGITKELLEQALSQALQARMLILEKMEETLSAPRADLSPYAPKLTRLMIPREKIGSLIGPGGKTIRMICEETGATVSVDDDGTVLIAAVDQEQGKRAVQLVKRYTLTPEVGKYYLGRVQKTVDFGAFVEVIPGTDGLIHISQMDSTRVNKVEDILKEGDEVVVKVIEIDEKSGKIRLSRKDAFGHEGEVESV from the coding sequence ATGACACATTACATTGTAGAAACAGAAATTGGTGGACGTAAACTACGTCTTGAAACCGGAAAACTTGCAAGACAAGCTGGTGGTGCGGTGACGGTTCATTATGGAGATTCAGTTGTTTTGGTAACTGCAACGGTGAAAAATGAAGAATCTCTGAATAAAAGTTTTCTTCCTCTTTCTGTCGATTTCATCGAAAAAACATTTGCTGCAGGAAAAATTCCAGGCGGTTTTTTTAAGCGCGAAGGTCGACCTTCTGAGCATGCTACATTGACGAGTCGCTTTATCGATCGACCCATTCGACCACTTTTCCCAGATGGATTTTATCAGGAGACCCAAGTTTTAGCGACGGTTCTCTCTGTTGATGAACAAAATGATGCTGATGTCATGTCCATGATTGGGGCCTCTGCTGCACTTTCAATTTCGAATGCCCCTTTTCTCGGCCCCATTGCCGGTGTTCGGGTCGGTCGCGTGAATGGAAAACTGATCGTAAATCCGACTCCAGCAGAAGATGAAATAGCTGATCTCGATATTATTGTGGCGGGGACAAAAGATGCGGTGGTGATGGTTGAAGGAGGAGCAAGTCAGGTGAGCGAAGCAGATATGATTGCCGCTATTATTTTTGCGCATGAACACATGCAACCGCTTATTGCTCTTCAAGAGGAACTCGTCAGAAAAGTAAAACCAAAGAAACTCGAAGTTGTTCCTCCAGTGCAAGAAAAAGACCTCGAGATGAAAGTAGAAGAGTTTTTACAAGGGAAATTGGAACGAGCGGTGACGATTCCGGTGAAGCAGGAACGCTATGCAGCGCTTGATCTTTTAAAGAGCGATCTGGTGGCGACACTTGTTCCTGTAGATGATGATGGAGCCATCACAGAAAAAGTAAAAAATATTTATTCTGAAGTGAAGAAAACATTTGTTCGTTCGATGATCCTTTCAAAACATAAACGTATTGACGGTCGTGGATTGCAAGATGTTCGAGCGATTTCATCTGAGGTAGGTTTGTTACCACGAACTCATGGTTCAGCGCTTTTTACGCGAGGAGAAACACAAGCGCTGGCAGTTGCGACCTTAGGAACAAAAGAAGATCAGCAGATTATTGATAGTATTGAAGGCGAATATGAAAAACGCTTTATGCTTCATTATAATTTCCCTCCCTTTAGTGTCGGAGAGGTGAAATTTATTCGAAGTCCAGGACGACGAGAAATTGGTCATGGAGCATTAGCTGAACGAGCCATGTCTCGAGTTCTTCCTTCTGAAGAAATTTTTCCTTATACAATTCGAGTTGTTTCTGAAGTTCTTGAATCAAATGGTTCATCATCGATGGCGACCGTGTGTGGTTCGACACTTGCTCTGATGGATGCTGGAGTTCCGATTACTGCTCCTGTTGCAGGGGTCGCCATGGGGCTTATCAAAGAGGGGAATCAGACAGCTATTCTGACAGATATTCTCGGTGATGAAGATCACCTTGGTGACATGGACTTTAAAGTGACCGGAACGCAAAAAGGGATCACTGCTCTTCAGATGGATATGAAAATCAAGGGGATTACAAAAGAACTTCTTGAACAAGCCCTTTCTCAGGCGCTTCAAGCGCGCATGTTGATTCTGGAGAAGATGGAGGAAACGCTTTCGGCGCCTCGTGCAGATCTTTCTCCTTATGCGCCAAAGTTAACGCGATTGATGATCCCACGAGAGAAGATTGGGAGTCTTATTGGGCCAGGTGGAAAAACCATTCGTATGATTTGTGAAGAGACAGGCGCTACGGTGAGCGTGGATGATGACGGCACCGTTCTTATTGCTGCGGTGGATCAAGAACAAGGTAAGCGTGCAGTACAATTGGTGAAACGTTACACGCTCACTCCTGAAGTCGGCAAATATTATTTGGGCCGAGTTCAAAAGACAGTTGATTTTGGCGCTTTTGTAGAAGTGATTCCCGGGACCGATGGCCTCATTCATATTTCGCAGATGGATTCCACGCGCGTCAATAAAGTCGAAGATATTCTCAAAGAAGGTGATGAAGTTGTCGTGAAGGTGATCGAAATCGATGAGAAGAGCGGAAAGATTCGTCTCTCGCGCAAAGATGCTTTTGGGCATGAGGGAGAAGTGGAATCCGTATAA
- a CDS encoding 30S ribosomal protein S15, with product MVLAAKQKQEVIGKFQDHTSDTGSADVQIALLTARIEQLNQHFDKHSKDFTSRQGLLKLVGRRRKLLAYVKRTEPEQYKKLLETLNLRK from the coding sequence ATGGTTCTTGCAGCAAAACAAAAACAGGAAGTGATTGGTAAATTTCAGGATCACACATCCGATACCGGTTCGGCGGATGTGCAAATCGCGCTTTTAACCGCTCGTATTGAACAGCTCAATCAACATTTCGATAAACATTCAAAAGATTTTACCAGTCGTCAGGGACTCCTGAAGCTCGTTGGTCGGCGACGTAAACTTTTAGCTTATGTGAAACGAACTGAGCCAGAACAATACAAAAAGCTTCTTGAGACGTTGAATTTACGAAAATAG
- a CDS encoding ribosome-binding factor A, with protein MKQSKQLPFDRAERVAEQVFHVVTTACQYELSDPRIDGVRITRVKMTKDLRIVRIYFYVLQEQQHRRDEIESGLKNASGFLKHLINNSVKLKFVPEVEIFFDDILAQEERVHHLLDAAEGV; from the coding sequence GTGAAACAATCAAAACAACTTCCATTTGATCGAGCTGAGCGTGTCGCAGAACAAGTCTTTCATGTTGTGACAACGGCGTGTCAATATGAACTGAGTGACCCGCGCATTGATGGAGTTCGAATTACACGCGTGAAGATGACGAAAGATCTTCGCATTGTGCGGATTTATTTTTATGTTCTGCAGGAGCAGCAACATCGTCGCGATGAAATTGAAAGTGGACTCAAAAATGCCTCTGGTTTTCTAAAGCATCTTATTAACAATTCCGTAAAATTAAAATTCGTTCCCGAAGTAGAAATATTTTTTGATGACATCCTTGCACAAGAAGAGCGCGTTCATCACCTCTTGGATGCTGCCGAAGGAGTTTAA